TGGACCGCGTACGGCGCGGCTGATCGCGCGAAACGGACCGTCGGAGGGACAAAGCCGTGGAGGTCAAGATCGGCGTGCAGCACGCACCCCGGGAGATCGTGCTGGAGAGCGACCTGAGCGCCGAGGAGCTGGAGCGCATCGTCGCCGCCGCGCTGTCCGGCACGGAGCCGCTGCTGAGCCTCACCGACACCAAGGGCCGCAAGGTCCTGGTGCCGTCCGACCGCCTGTCGTACGTCGACCTGGGCGAGCCGGCCGCGCGCAAGGTCGGTTTCGGCGCGCTCTGAGGGCAGTCGAGACGCACGAAGAACTGAGAGAAACGGCCCGGTGGTTGATCCCACCGGGCCGTTTCCCTTTCTTCCGCTTCGGGTAGGACCGCAGTGACCCGGTTAACCCCGACCCGTGGGAGGGACCTCATGCTGCTGATGGAAGCGCTCGGCTCTGCTCTGCTGGGCCTCGCCCTGTCCCTGACAGCCGCGAGAGTGCTGACACGGCGGCTGCCGTCCCGGAGAGTCGTGCTGGTCAGCGGGGTACTGGGGGCGCTGTTCGGGGCGTATCTGACGCACACCGCGCTGGGCCCCGGGCACAACACGCTGACGGCGACCTTCGTCGGCGCGGTGCTGGTGTCGGCGGTGGTGCTGTCGCTGCTGCTCCGTCCGGCCTCCGGGCCCCGCAGGCCGTCCCACAGGACTCCGTTTTCGCTCCCGACGCGGGGCTGACGGCCGATCCCGTACGAACGAAGGCCCCGGCACGCCGTGATGCGCGCCGGGGCCTTCGCTGCGTACGGGTCCCGCTCAGGCCGCCAGGCCGAGGGCTGCCATGCGCTTGGTGTGGGCCTTGGTGATGCGGGTGAACATCTCGCCGACGGCCGCCAGGTCGAAGCCGGCCGCCATCCCGTCGACCCCGCCGACCAGCATCGTGGACAGCGCGTCGCGCTCCGCGACCACGCGCTGGGCCTGCGAGAGGGCCTCGCCCATCAGCCGGCGGGCCCACAGGGCGAGTCGGCCGCCACAGCGCGGGTCCGCCTCGATCGCGGCGCGCACCTTCTCGACGGCGAAGTTGCCGTGGCCGGTGTCGTCGAGCACGCCGAGGACGAGCGCGCGGGTGTCGGTGTCCAGGTGGCTGGCGACCTCGCGGTAGAAGTCGCTGGCGATCGAGTCGCCGACGTACGCCTTGACCAGGCCCTCCAGCCAGTCCGACGGCGCGGTCTGGCGGTGGAAGTCGTCGACGCCCTTCGCGAAGGGCTCCATGGCGGCGGTGGGCTCGACCTCGATGGCGGCGAGCCGGTCGCGCAGGCGCTCGAAGTGGTGGAACTCGGCGGAGGCCATGGCAGCGAGCTCGGCCTTGTCGTCGAGGGTGGGCGCGAGCTTCGCGTCCTCCGCGAGGCGCTCGAAGGCCGCGAGCTCGCCGTACGCGAGCGCGCCGAGCAGGTCCACGACAGCGGCCCGGTACTGCGGCGAGGCGGAGGCCGTCACCCAGTCCTGGGCGGCGATGCCCACGGCTTCGGCGGGGGTGCTGTCGTCGGCGGGCGAGGCGTTTTCAACGGTCGACATGCTCCGCACAATAGCCCGCCGAAAGGCGCGCCAAGTCACCAGACCTACTCACTGTCGGGGCACCTAAACGCGCCTGCCCGGTGAATTCACCCGACACACCTGCGCGAATCCGGGGTACAGTGGTAATGCGCCTGCCGGAGACTCGGCGGGCCATCCGAATGAGGATGCCCGGTCGGTGGCCCGATCGGCTCCAACCGACCGCCCTCGGTGCGGTGCGTACGTTCATGCGTACCGCCTCCCACGAGGGGCCCCCTCAGCGGCAGATGCGCCTGAGCGAAGGCTAGTGGTCCCGCGCAGCTTCGTACGTAGCAGTACTGCAAGCACGGCACGGTACGACCCCCCTCGCCGCCTCGCGCCGCGTCTCACAGAAGAGGCAGCACCCTGACTACGTTCCGTGACCTCGGGATCCTTCCCGAAACCGCCGAAGCCCTCGAGGCCGTCGGCATCGTGTCCCCCTTCCCGATCCAGGAGATGACCCTCCCCGTCGCCCTTTCCGGCACGGACGTCATCGGCCAGGCCAAGACCGGAACCGGCAAGACGCTCGGTTTCGGCCTTCCCCTGCTGGAGCGGGTCACCGTCCCCGCGGACGTCGAGGCCGGCCGGGCCAAGCCCGAGCAGCTGACCGACGCCCCGCAGGCCCTCGTCGTGGTTCCGACCCGCGAGCTGTGCACCCAGGTCACCAACGACCTGCTCACCGCGGGCAAGGTCCGCAACGTCCGCGTCCTCGCCATATACGGCGGCCGCGCGTACGAGCCCCAGGTCGAGGCGCTCAAGAAGGGCGTCGACATCATCGTCGGCACCCCGGGCCGCCTGCTCGACCTGGCCGGTCAGAAGAAGCTCGACCTGTCGCACGTCCGGGCCCTGGTCCTGGACGAGGCCGACGAGATGCTCGACCTGGGCTTCCTGCCCGACGTCGAGAAGATCATGGGCTACCTGCCCCCGAAGCGTCAGACGATGCTGTTCTCGGCGACCATGCCGGGCGCGGTCATCGGCCTGGCCCGCCGGTACATGACGCAGCCCACGCACATCCGCGCCGTCTCCGAGGACGGCGAGGGCGCGACCGTCGCCAACATCGCCCAGCACGTCTTCCGTGCGCACAACATGGACAAGCCGGAGCTCGTCTCCCGCATCCTGCAGGCCGAGGGCCGCGGCCTGGCCATGATCTTCTGCCGTACCAAGCGCACGGCGGCCGACATCGCCGAGCAGCTGGAGAAGCGCGGCTTCGCCTCCGGCGCCGTCCACGGCGACCTGGGCCAGGGTGCGCGCGAGCAGGCCCTGCGCGCGTTCCGCAACGGCAAGGTCGACGTGCTGGTGTGCACCGACGTCGCCGCGCGCGGCATCGATGTCGAGGGCGTCACCCACGTCATCAACTACCAGACGCCGGAAGACGAGAAGACCTTCCTGCACCGCGTGGGCCGCACCGGCCGCGCGGGCAACAAGGGCATCGCCGTCACCCTGGTCGACTGGGACGACATCCCGCGCTGGCAGCTGATCAACAAGGCGCTGGAGCTGGACTTCCACGACCCGGTCGAGACGTACTCCACGTCCCCGCACCTGTTCGAGGAACTGAACATCCCGGCCGGCACCAAGGGCATCCTGCCGCGCGCCGAGCGCACGCGGGCCGGCCTGAAGGCCGAGAACCTGGAGGACCTGGGCGAGACCGGCGGCCGCGGTGGCCGTGGCGGTCGCGACCGCGGTCCGGCCGCCGCCGCCGTGGTGACGGAGGAGCGCCCCGAGCGCACCCGTACGCCGCGCCAGCGTCGTCGTACCCGTGGTGGTGCGGAGGCGGGTGCCGAGGGTGTCGTCGCGACTCCCGTGGCCGAGGCTCCGCAGGCTCCGGCCGCCGACGAGCCGCGCAGGCCGCGTCGCCGCCGCACCCGTGTGGCAGTGGTGCCGGCCCAGGCCGTGGAGGCCGCTCCGGTCGCCGTGGCGGCCCCGGTCGCCGAGGCCGCTCCGGTCGTGGAGGCCGCTCCGGTCGCCGCCGCGCCCGTGGTCGAGGAGGCCCCGGTCAAGGCGCGCCGCACGCGGACCCGCAAGGTCGCCGAGGCGGCTCCCGAGCCCGACTTCCAGATGGCCCCGGCCGTGGAGCCCGTCCGGGCCCCCCGGCGTCCGGTCCGCAAGGTCGTCGACACCTCCTCGGAGCCGGACTTCCAGATGGCCCCGCCGGTCGAGCCCGTCAAGGCCCGCACCCGTACCCGCAAGATCGCGGCCGCACCGGTCGTCGCCGAAGCGGCCGTGGTGACGGAGGAGGCTCCGGTCAAGCCGAAGCGGACCCGTACCCGCAAGGTCGCCGAGGCCGCCCCGGCCGTCGCCGAAGCCGCCGTCGTGGCGGAGGAGGCTCCGGTCAAGCCGAAGCGGACCCGTACCCGCAAGGTCGCCGAGGCCGCCCCGGCCGTCGCCGAAGCCGCCGCGGTGGCCGAGGAGGCCCCCGCCAAGCCGAAGCGCACCCGTACCCGCAAGGCCGCGGCGGCGCCGGAGGCGTAAGCGCCCGGCTCCCGTAGCGCACCGATGGCCCCGGTCCCCTTTCGAGGGGGCCGGGGCCATCGGCGTACCCGGGCCGACCGCCGCCGTACGGGCCGGTAACCTCTGGCCATGAGCAAGCCGCCGCGCCTCACCCTGCCGTCCGTCGCCCGCGCGTACCGCCTCACCACCGCCCGCGGCGAGTTCGCCGTGCACGAGGCCGGTGAGCCCGCGCGTGGCACCGCCCTGCTGGTTCCCGGGTTCACGGGGAGCAAGGAGGACTTCATCGGCCTCCTGGAGCCCCTGGCCGCCGCCGGGTACCGGGTGGTCGCCGTCGACGGGCGCGGGCAGCACGAGAGCACCGGGCCGCGCGAGGAGGCCCCGTACGCCCTGGAGGAGCTGGCGCAGGACGTCCTCGCCCAGGCCGCGGCGCTGGGGGCGGGCGGCCCGGTGCACCTGGTCGGCCACTCGCTGGGCGGGCTGATCTCGCGCGCCGCCGTGCTGCGCGACCCCGCGCCCTTCGCCTCTCTGACCTTGATGAGCAGTGGCCCGGCCGCGATCTCGGAGGAGCAGCAGGCCCGTACGAAGCTGCTGGTCGCCGCCCTGGAGGCACTGGGCGATACTGCGCCCGATCAAAGCATGCCGGGCATCTGGGCGGCGATGCGGGCCCTGGACCCCGAGGACGCCGTCGCGGACTCCCCCGAGCTGGCGGGGTTCCTGCGCGCGCGGTGGCTGGCCACCGTGCCCGAGCAGTTGATCGTCACGGGCCGGGTGCTGATCTCCGAGCCCGACCGGGTGGAAGAGCTGAGCCGGGTCGAGCTGCCGAAGCTGGTCCTGTCCGGCGAGGTCGACTACGCGTGGCCGGTCCCGCTGATGGACGCGATGGCGCGGCGGCTGGGTGCGGAGCGGTTCGTCGTACCGGGCACGGAGCACTCGCCGAACGCCGAGTCGCCGCGGGTGACGGCGGGGGCGCTGGCCGCGTTCTGGGACGCCGCCGG
This genomic window from Streptomyces sp. NBC_01351 contains:
- a CDS encoding DUF3107 domain-containing protein codes for the protein MEVKIGVQHAPREIVLESDLSAEELERIVAAALSGTEPLLSLTDTKGRKVLVPSDRLSYVDLGEPAARKVGFGAL
- a CDS encoding ferritin-like fold-containing protein → MSTVENASPADDSTPAEAVGIAAQDWVTASASPQYRAAVVDLLGALAYGELAAFERLAEDAKLAPTLDDKAELAAMASAEFHHFERLRDRLAAIEVEPTAAMEPFAKGVDDFHRQTAPSDWLEGLVKAYVGDSIASDFYREVASHLDTDTRALVLGVLDDTGHGNFAVEKVRAAIEADPRCGGRLALWARRLMGEALSQAQRVVAERDALSTMLVGGVDGMAAGFDLAAVGEMFTRITKAHTKRMAALGLAA
- a CDS encoding DEAD/DEAH box helicase, translating into MSPFPIQEMTLPVALSGTDVIGQAKTGTGKTLGFGLPLLERVTVPADVEAGRAKPEQLTDAPQALVVVPTRELCTQVTNDLLTAGKVRNVRVLAIYGGRAYEPQVEALKKGVDIIVGTPGRLLDLAGQKKLDLSHVRALVLDEADEMLDLGFLPDVEKIMGYLPPKRQTMLFSATMPGAVIGLARRYMTQPTHIRAVSEDGEGATVANIAQHVFRAHNMDKPELVSRILQAEGRGLAMIFCRTKRTAADIAEQLEKRGFASGAVHGDLGQGAREQALRAFRNGKVDVLVCTDVAARGIDVEGVTHVINYQTPEDEKTFLHRVGRTGRAGNKGIAVTLVDWDDIPRWQLINKALELDFHDPVETYSTSPHLFEELNIPAGTKGILPRAERTRAGLKAENLEDLGETGGRGGRGGRDRGPAAAAVVTEERPERTRTPRQRRRTRGGAEAGAEGVVATPVAEAPQAPAADEPRRPRRRRTRVAVVPAQAVEAAPVAVAAPVAEAAPVVEAAPVAAAPVVEEAPVKARRTRTRKVAEAAPEPDFQMAPAVEPVRAPRRPVRKVVDTSSEPDFQMAPPVEPVKARTRTRKIAAAPVVAEAAVVTEEAPVKPKRTRTRKVAEAAPAVAEAAVVAEEAPVKPKRTRTRKVAEAAPAVAEAAAVAEEAPAKPKRTRTRKAAAAPEA
- a CDS encoding alpha/beta fold hydrolase — protein: MSKPPRLTLPSVARAYRLTTARGEFAVHEAGEPARGTALLVPGFTGSKEDFIGLLEPLAAAGYRVVAVDGRGQHESTGPREEAPYALEELAQDVLAQAAALGAGGPVHLVGHSLGGLISRAAVLRDPAPFASLTLMSSGPAAISEEQQARTKLLVAALEALGDTAPDQSMPGIWAAMRALDPEDAVADSPELAGFLRARWLATVPEQLIVTGRVLISEPDRVEELSRVELPKLVLSGEVDYAWPVPLMDAMARRLGAERFVVPGTEHSPNAESPRVTAGALAAFWDAAGDARTA